The Mobula hypostoma chromosome 22, sMobHyp1.1, whole genome shotgun sequence genome includes a region encoding these proteins:
- the si:ch73-256g18.2 gene encoding small integral membrane protein 36, which translates to MEFYLEIDPVTLNLIILVASYVILLLLFLISCILYDCRGKDPSKEYGPEMDKPVQSPIQLVVMQNTVDARLSDNKPTNTENKKQLPGSRSTLV; encoded by the coding sequence ATGGAGTTTTATTTGGAGATAGACCCTGTAACATTGAACCTGATAATACTTGTTGCAAGTTATGTGATTCTGCTTTTGCTTTTCCTTATTTCATGCATTTTGTATGACTGCAGAGGCAAAGACCCCAGTAAGGAGTATGGTCCTGAAATGGACAAACCCGTCCAATCTCCAATTCAGTTGGTGGTGATGCAGAACACAGTGGATGCTCgcctcagtgacaataaacctaccAACACCGAAAATAAGAAACAACTACCAGGCTCACGAAGCACTTTGGTCTAG